In one Steroidobacteraceae bacterium genomic region, the following are encoded:
- a CDS encoding cytochrome b N-terminal domain-containing protein, translated as MANLGGEVGANATGFRAWLNKRLPVDAFINEQLIGYYAPKNFNIWYFFGSLALLVFVMQILTGIFLTMHYKPSATEAFASVEYIMREVEWGWLIRYMHSTGASAFFIVVYLHMFRALMYGSYKAPRELLWLIGMLVYLALMAEAFFGYVLPWGNMSYWGAQVIVNLFGTIPGIGPGLVEWIRGDYGIADATLNRFFAFHVVAIPFALALLVLLHLVALRQVGSNNPDGIEIKEHKGADGKPVDGIPFHPYYTVKDIVGVGLFLTIFAVIVFFAPTFGGLFLEHPNFEPADPMSTPEHIAPVWYFTPYYAILRAVPDQRMGALLMFLAVVAFLFLPWLDRAKVKSIRYRGGLYRFFLGLFVLSFLVLMYLGLQPAEGLYVLLARVFTVGYFAFFVLMPFYTRLDAVKKVPERVTYHG; from the coding sequence ATGGCGAATCTCGGCGGGGAGGTGGGTGCGAATGCGACCGGATTTCGCGCCTGGCTGAACAAACGGCTGCCGGTCGACGCTTTCATCAACGAACAGCTCATCGGCTATTACGCACCGAAGAATTTCAACATCTGGTATTTCTTCGGTTCGCTTGCGCTCCTTGTATTCGTGATGCAGATCCTTACCGGGATCTTCCTCACCATGCACTACAAGCCGAGCGCGACCGAGGCTTTTGCCTCGGTCGAGTACATCATGCGCGAGGTAGAGTGGGGCTGGCTCATACGCTACATGCACTCGACCGGCGCTTCGGCATTTTTCATCGTTGTCTACCTGCACATGTTCCGCGCGCTCATGTATGGCTCGTACAAGGCGCCGCGTGAACTGCTGTGGCTGATCGGCATGCTGGTTTATCTGGCGCTGATGGCCGAGGCGTTCTTCGGCTACGTTCTGCCCTGGGGCAACATGAGCTATTGGGGTGCGCAGGTCATCGTCAACCTGTTCGGTACCATCCCGGGCATCGGACCGGGCCTCGTGGAATGGATACGTGGCGATTACGGCATTGCCGATGCAACGCTGAATCGCTTCTTCGCATTTCACGTCGTGGCCATTCCCTTCGCGCTGGCGCTACTCGTGTTGCTGCATCTGGTGGCGTTGCGTCAGGTGGGCTCGAACAATCCCGACGGCATCGAGATCAAGGAGCACAAGGGTGCGGATGGCAAGCCTGTCGATGGCATCCCGTTTCATCCTTACTACACCGTCAAGGACATCGTCGGTGTCGGGCTGTTCCTGACGATATTCGCCGTCATCGTGTTCTTCGCGCCGACCTTCGGCGGCCTGTTCCTCGAACACCCCAACTTCGAGCCGGCCGATCCGATGTCAACGCCCGAACATATCGCGCCGGTTTGGTATTTCACGCCGTACTACGCGATCCTGCGGGCCGTGCCCGATCAGCGCATGGGCGCGTTGCTGATGTTCCTCGCCGTGGTGGCGTTCCTGTTCCTGCCCTGGCTCGATCGCGCCAAGGTCAAGTCGATCCGCTATCGCGGGGGGCTGTATCGGTTCTTCCTCGGATTGTTCGTGTTGAGTTTTCTGGTGCTGATGTATCTGGGGCTGCAGCCGGCCGAGGGGCTGTACGTGCTCCTGGCGCGCGTATTCACGGTTGGCTATTTCGCGTTCTTCGTGTTGATGCCGTTCTACACGCGCCTCGACGCGGTCAAAAAGGTTCCTGAGAGAGTTACCTATCATGGCTAG
- the petA gene encoding ubiquinol-cytochrome c reductase iron-sulfur subunit yields the protein MHSHAESGADAEVDVSRRRFLTAATVATGAVGVVFAATPFIKSWKPSERARAAGQPVEIDVSRLEPGQMVQAVWRMKPIYIVRRTEAMLAGLDQNNPELKDPQSSSSEQPKYAANEARSSNPEYLVLIATCTHLGCLPKQRFTPADTTLGADWPGGFFCPCHGSRFDMAGRVFKGSPASRNLAVPPYAFEQGGKLIIGIDQGPAEGVA from the coding sequence ATGCATAGCCATGCCGAATCCGGTGCGGATGCGGAAGTCGATGTCAGCCGGCGCCGATTTCTGACTGCAGCAACCGTTGCAACTGGCGCTGTCGGCGTAGTATTCGCCGCTACGCCTTTCATCAAGTCGTGGAAGCCGTCGGAACGTGCCCGCGCTGCAGGCCAGCCGGTCGAAATCGACGTCTCGCGGCTCGAACCGGGCCAGATGGTGCAGGCGGTCTGGCGCATGAAGCCGATCTACATCGTGCGGCGCACCGAAGCGATGCTGGCGGGACTCGATCAGAACAACCCGGAACTCAAGGATCCGCAAAGCTCGAGTTCGGAGCAGCCGAAGTACGCCGCCAACGAAGCGCGTTCGTCGAATCCCGAATACCTCGTGCTCATCGCTACCTGCACCCACCTCGGTTGCCTGCCGAAGCAGCGATTCACGCCGGCCGATACCACGCTTGGCGCTGACTGGCCGGGCGGCTTCTTCTGCCCCTGCCACGGGTCACGCTTCGATATGGCCGGCCGCGTATTCAAGGGATCGCCCGCTTCGCGCAATCTGGCGGTGCCGCCCTATGCGTTCGAGCAGGGTGGCAAGCTGATCATCGGCATCGATCAGGGTCCGGCTGAAGGAGTGGCGTGA
- a CDS encoding cytochrome c1, with product MSRSLGAALALLAVSVTLSAEEQPAEAAALGADWRHWTADTQIENLPSLQRGARNFMAYCYGCHSLKFLRYQRMADDLKIPGEQLQQYLLPPGAKSTDYVITPMPAQRAADWFGKAPPDLSLIARARGTDYLFRFLTTFYADTKSVGTGVNNLALPGTAMPHVLSPLQGVQQAVFQNVEKPGEDGKPMMVAEFAHFEPGANGSLDNAQYREFVRDTVNFLDYAGEPSRLGRGNVGVWTVLFLLLFTVVAWLLKHEYWKDVR from the coding sequence TTGTCACGTAGCTTGGGCGCCGCGCTCGCTCTGCTCGCGGTTTCAGTAACACTGTCAGCCGAGGAGCAGCCGGCCGAGGCAGCTGCGCTCGGCGCCGATTGGCGCCATTGGACGGCAGACACCCAGATCGAAAATCTGCCGTCACTGCAACGCGGTGCGCGAAATTTCATGGCGTACTGCTATGGCTGCCATTCGCTCAAATTTCTGCGCTACCAGCGCATGGCCGACGACCTGAAGATCCCGGGCGAGCAGCTCCAGCAGTACCTGTTGCCGCCAGGGGCGAAGAGCACCGACTACGTCATCACGCCGATGCCGGCGCAGCGGGCCGCCGACTGGTTCGGCAAGGCGCCGCCCGATCTGTCGTTGATTGCGCGCGCGCGTGGTACCGACTACCTGTTCAGGTTCCTGACGACCTTCTACGCCGATACCAAATCGGTCGGCACGGGAGTGAACAACCTCGCCTTGCCCGGAACGGCGATGCCGCACGTGTTGTCGCCCCTGCAGGGCGTGCAGCAGGCGGTCTTTCAGAACGTCGAGAAGCCGGGCGAGGACGGCAAGCCCATGATGGTGGCCGAATTCGCCCATTTCGAGCCGGGCGCGAATGGCTCGCTCGACAATGCGCAATACCGCGAATTCGTGCGTGATACGGTCAATTTCCTCGACTACGCAGGTGAACCGTCGCGCCTTGGGCGCGGCAATGTCGGTGTGTGGACCGTGCTGTTCCTGTTGTTGTTCACGGTCGTCGCGTGGCTGCTCAAACACGAATACTGGAAGGACGTGCGTTAG
- a CDS encoding trypsin-like peptidase domain-containing protein — translation MRRFLPLIGASVVAGIALAFLAVALWPQLLRPAGSPDPTTVPPAAATVRDMPAPSPAVSSYADAVAVAAPAVVNIYTARVVTERVDPTTLDELLGDFWPRYRQRIERSLGSGVIVDESGLIVTNHHVIADAAAIRVQLADGRIADAGIVGRDPDTDLAVLRVKLPRLPVMHLGRSDQLRVGDVVLAIGNPLGLAQTVTHGIVSATGRGQLGVATFENFIQTDAPINFGNSGGALIDTRGQLIGINTAVIAKNAGVEGIGFAIPVNLVRGVVNEITLHGRVIRGWIGVELRDVPAELAAQLRLPRGGVIVSNLYVGSPAHRAGITRWDLLLGIGGTAVANAQDALVRIANTRPGEQLLLALQRGERRLQVAVTVAEQPATP, via the coding sequence TTGCGAAGGTTCCTGCCCCTGATCGGCGCGTCGGTAGTTGCCGGAATCGCTCTTGCCTTTCTGGCGGTTGCGTTATGGCCGCAGCTCCTGCGGCCTGCGGGATCGCCCGACCCGACGACGGTTCCACCCGCCGCAGCGACGGTACGCGACATGCCGGCGCCCTCGCCTGCGGTCTCCAGCTACGCCGATGCGGTTGCGGTCGCGGCACCGGCCGTGGTCAACATCTATACCGCCAGGGTCGTCACCGAGCGCGTCGACCCCACGACCCTCGATGAACTGCTCGGCGATTTCTGGCCGCGCTATCGGCAACGCATCGAGCGCAGCCTCGGTTCGGGAGTCATCGTCGATGAATCGGGATTGATAGTGACCAACCACCATGTCATCGCCGATGCCGCCGCCATCCGTGTGCAGTTGGCGGATGGTCGCATCGCCGATGCTGGCATCGTCGGCAGGGATCCGGACACCGACCTTGCGGTGCTCAGGGTGAAATTGCCGCGACTGCCCGTGATGCATCTCGGCCGGTCCGACCAGCTCCGTGTCGGCGACGTGGTGCTCGCCATCGGCAATCCACTGGGCCTTGCGCAGACGGTGACCCACGGCATCGTGAGCGCAACAGGCCGCGGCCAGCTCGGCGTGGCCACCTTCGAGAATTTCATCCAGACCGATGCGCCGATCAACTTCGGCAATTCCGGCGGCGCGCTCATCGATACCCGCGGTCAACTGATCGGCATCAACACCGCAGTCATCGCCAAGAATGCCGGCGTCGAAGGCATCGGTTTTGCGATCCCCGTCAACCTGGTGCGCGGCGTGGTCAACGAAATCACGCTCCATGGCCGGGTGATACGCGGCTGGATCGGCGTCGAGCTGCGCGACGTGCCGGCCGAGCTGGCCGCGCAGCTGCGCCTGCCTCGCGGCGGCGTCATCGTCTCGAACCTCTATGTCGGCAGCCCCGCGCACCGCGCCGGCATCACTCGCTGGGACCTGCTGCTCGGGATCGGCGGCACCGCGGTTGCCAATGCCCAGGATGCGCTGGTACGTATCGCGAACACCCGCCCCGGCGAGCAGCTGCTGCTCGCCCTGCAACGTGGTGAGCGCCGTCTGCAGGTCGCGGTCACGGTGGCCGAGCAGCCCGCGACGCCGTAG